One part of the Mariniblastus fucicola genome encodes these proteins:
- a CDS encoding Fe-S-cluster-containing hydrogenase: MNKPYSNQKEAQQIIAGSNTVPDLEDIQNMDGFDEAIDRDFGSATEGFEDDGVSRRRWLQIMGASLALGGAAGCRFEEEKIVPFAFRPQGRIPGIPETFASMIEFGGVAQPIMSTNFDGRPIKLDGNKSHPSSMGASTAFTQATILEFYDPDRLRAPLKVNPEEKLVARAFTETTTDEILGQLTAASQDAGSLAILAEPTSSPSVLRMKKALEAKGAKWYTFASVNDDNVRAGAKAAFGKVVRPHYQLDKAKVIITLDADILGGMDADSISNAIGFGKGRDADHGSMSRMYSIESQFSQTGASADHRLSVRSSDMGGFLGSLVAAIEGATAEAEVDKSLPYRDRVLAAMAQDFIDNPGSGVIVVGNSQPAEVHAMAHYLNEKYGNAGKTVVYTESPDADRDGCLDSLQKFVDEAASIGTLVVLGGNPAFAAAGIAGVGEAIASVPNSMHVSFYRNETSKLCKWVSNVCHPLESWSDGAASDGSVCVGQPLINPLFGGLSVIETLAVLATGEQAKGIDIVKESVGVSGEAWTKAVHDGFVADTKAKPADVKAGEASIEATDAWKGEWDGKLEVVFHASRSVYDGRYANNGWLQELPDFISKHTWDGIISVSPKTAEALGLVQSTKATVTLDNGESVRLPVNVQPGQANGSIGLPLGYGRTMAGRVGGDLANRVKPVGQSSDKLRTADTWNFASGLDASIITGSGTNYKLALIQEPWTIDEKGRGEIQNRMFRNKEKNESDRSSLIREGTLESYQAFLEKHPIGEHDHDDHSHDDGDHGHDEGDHDEARSTKLPKSTSLPIVTNVSFNPGTGVPVSPAVIPAKVEEEGDHDHDDDHGHGHKAQWPEAFHMHHELFDLTKGAREDYTAENPAHENVWGMSIDLNKCIGCNSCVTSCQAENNVPVVGRAEVWRGREMHWLRIDRYYGNNLYNKEAAESDDKVIVHQPVACHHCENAPCETVCPVAATVHSREGLNDMVYNRCIGTRYCGNNCPYKVRRFNFFNYSDAKTFLKYPGADKLSNGDRNLQNLMMNPEVTIRSRGVMEKCSYCVQRIQNTKIQAKAEGNRKIGPNEIRTACQDACPTQAIEFGDLNNKASKVAKAHANPRAYTMLEELNNRPRTKYLARVANPHPALVDHDDRDSVSKVGH; encoded by the coding sequence ATGAACAAGCCTTACTCAAATCAAAAAGAAGCCCAGCAAATCATCGCCGGGTCCAACACTGTTCCTGATCTGGAAGACATCCAGAACATGGACGGTTTCGACGAAGCCATCGATCGCGATTTCGGTTCTGCGACCGAAGGATTCGAAGATGATGGCGTTTCGCGTCGTCGCTGGTTGCAGATCATGGGCGCGTCTTTGGCGCTCGGTGGTGCTGCCGGTTGCCGTTTCGAAGAAGAAAAAATCGTGCCGTTTGCTTTCCGTCCCCAGGGTCGCATCCCCGGGATTCCGGAAACGTTTGCTTCGATGATCGAGTTCGGTGGCGTGGCTCAGCCGATCATGTCGACGAACTTCGACGGTCGTCCGATCAAGCTTGACGGAAACAAAAGCCATCCAAGCTCGATGGGTGCGTCGACGGCTTTCACACAAGCCACGATTCTTGAGTTTTACGATCCGGATCGCTTGCGTGCTCCGCTGAAAGTAAACCCGGAAGAGAAACTGGTTGCTCGTGCGTTCACTGAAACGACAACGGATGAAATTCTCGGCCAACTGACTGCGGCGTCGCAGGACGCAGGCTCGCTGGCGATTTTGGCCGAACCAACTTCATCGCCGTCAGTGCTTCGTATGAAGAAAGCACTCGAAGCCAAAGGGGCCAAATGGTACACGTTTGCTTCGGTTAACGATGACAACGTTCGGGCCGGTGCCAAAGCCGCGTTTGGCAAAGTCGTCCGTCCGCATTACCAACTGGATAAAGCCAAAGTCATCATCACGCTGGATGCGGATATTCTTGGCGGGATGGATGCGGATTCGATTTCCAACGCGATCGGGTTTGGCAAAGGACGCGACGCGGATCACGGCTCGATGAGTCGCATGTATTCGATCGAAAGTCAGTTCTCGCAAACGGGTGCTTCGGCCGATCATCGCCTTTCGGTTCGTTCCAGCGACATGGGCGGTTTTCTCGGTTCGCTGGTCGCTGCGATTGAGGGCGCGACTGCTGAAGCCGAGGTTGATAAATCACTGCCGTATCGCGATCGCGTTCTGGCAGCGATGGCTCAGGACTTCATCGACAATCCGGGCTCCGGCGTGATCGTGGTTGGCAACAGCCAGCCTGCTGAGGTCCACGCGATGGCTCACTACCTCAACGAAAAGTACGGCAACGCCGGAAAAACAGTTGTCTACACCGAATCTCCGGACGCCGATCGTGATGGCTGTCTTGATTCGCTGCAAAAGTTCGTCGACGAAGCGGCATCGATCGGCACGCTGGTCGTGCTTGGCGGCAACCCGGCGTTTGCGGCGGCAGGTATTGCAGGTGTCGGCGAAGCGATTGCCTCGGTTCCAAATTCGATGCACGTTTCTTTCTACCGCAACGAAACGTCCAAGCTTTGCAAGTGGGTCAGCAATGTCTGTCATCCGCTTGAGTCGTGGAGCGATGGTGCGGCTTCGGACGGTTCGGTCTGCGTTGGTCAGCCTTTGATCAATCCATTGTTCGGCGGCCTGTCAGTGATTGAAACGCTGGCTGTTCTGGCGACGGGCGAACAAGCCAAGGGCATCGACATCGTGAAAGAATCTGTTGGCGTTTCGGGCGAAGCCTGGACCAAAGCGGTTCACGATGGCTTTGTTGCGGATACAAAGGCCAAGCCTGCGGATGTCAAAGCTGGCGAAGCTTCGATCGAAGCCACCGATGCTTGGAAGGGCGAATGGGATGGCAAGCTGGAAGTTGTGTTCCACGCATCTCGCAGCGTTTACGATGGCCGTTACGCGAACAACGGTTGGCTTCAGGAACTTCCGGACTTCATTTCGAAACACACCTGGGATGGCATCATCTCGGTTTCTCCGAAAACCGCTGAGGCGCTTGGGCTGGTGCAAAGCACCAAGGCAACGGTCACGCTGGACAACGGCGAAAGCGTACGACTTCCGGTTAACGTACAGCCGGGACAAGCCAACGGTTCAATCGGTTTGCCACTGGGCTATGGCCGCACGATGGCGGGTCGAGTCGGCGGTGATTTGGCGAATCGCGTCAAGCCTGTTGGGCAGAGTTCGGACAAACTTCGAACGGCCGATACCTGGAACTTCGCCAGCGGACTGGATGCTTCGATCATCACGGGTTCGGGCACCAACTACAAACTGGCTTTGATTCAGGAACCGTGGACGATCGACGAGAAGGGTCGCGGCGAGATTCAGAATCGCATGTTCCGCAACAAGGAAAAGAACGAGTCAGATCGTTCGTCTTTGATTCGCGAAGGAACTTTGGAAAGCTACCAGGCATTCCTCGAAAAACATCCGATCGGCGAACACGATCACGATGACCACAGCCACGACGACGGCGATCATGGCCACGATGAAGGCGATCACGATGAGGCTCGCAGCACGAAGTTGCCGAAGAGCACTTCGCTGCCAATCGTGACCAATGTCAGCTTCAACCCTGGCACCGGTGTTCCGGTTTCACCGGCAGTGATCCCTGCGAAGGTTGAAGAAGAAGGCGACCACGATCACGACGACGATCATGGCCACGGACACAAAGCCCAATGGCCTGAAGCGTTCCACATGCATCACGAGTTGTTCGACCTGACCAAGGGTGCTCGCGAAGATTACACCGCAGAGAACCCGGCTCACGAGAACGTTTGGGGCATGTCCATTGACCTCAACAAGTGTATCGGTTGCAACTCTTGCGTGACGTCCTGCCAGGCGGAGAACAATGTTCCTGTTGTTGGGCGAGCGGAAGTTTGGCGTGGTCGCGAAATGCACTGGCTTCGCATCGACCGCTACTACGGCAACAACCTTTACAACAAGGAAGCGGCGGAGTCGGATGACAAAGTGATCGTTCACCAACCGGTTGCCTGTCACCATTGCGAAAACGCTCCTTGTGAGACCGTTTGTCCTGTTGCCGCGACGGTACACAGCCGCGAAGGTCTGAACGACATGGTTTACAACCGCTGTATTGGTACTCGTTACTGCGGCAACAACTGTCCTTACAAAGTTCGTCGTTTCAACTTCTTCAACTACAGCGACGCGAAGACGTTCCTGAAGTACCCAGGAGCTGACAAGCTTTCCAATGGCGATCGCAACTTGCAGAATCTGATGATGAATCCGGAAGTCACGATTCGCAGCCGCGGCGTGATGGAGAAGTGCAGCTATTGCGTGCAGCGGATTCAGAACACCAAGATCCAGGCGAAGGCCGAAGGCAATCGCAAGATCGGACCGAACGAAATCAGAACCGCTTGTCAGGATGCATGTCCGACCCAGGCGATTGAGTTCGGTGACTTGAACAACAAGGCATCCAAGGTCGCGAAGGCTCACGCCAACCCGCGGGCTTACACGATGCTGGAGGAACTTAACAACCGACCGCGAACCAAATATTTGGCTCGGGTTGCAAACCCACATCCAGCTTTGGTGGATCACGACGATCGTGATTCCGTATCCAAAGTCGGGCACTAA
- a CDS encoding cytochrome c3 family protein translates to MQEFHFPTWVNKFTVMLILGGLGVAGYLATCLFAGIHPSVVNVGHKPKQPVPFSHKLHAGQLKLDCRYCHNTVEKAGHAAIPPSATCGNCHGGSRTTGTMVNGTMQAGRDLGIVHPDSTLLTPIRTSLENDDKPVQWERVHDLPDFVYFNHAAHISRGVSCVSCHGRIDQMEVVEQKETLSMKWCLDCHRAPEQHLRDPALVTQLDLKIEDPVANGAMWKEKLNINPNVSCSTCHR, encoded by the coding sequence ATGCAAGAGTTCCACTTTCCAACCTGGGTCAACAAGTTCACGGTCATGTTGATTCTTGGCGGGCTAGGCGTTGCCGGATATTTGGCAACCTGTCTGTTCGCCGGGATTCATCCTTCGGTCGTCAACGTAGGGCACAAGCCCAAGCAACCCGTTCCGTTCAGTCACAAGCTGCATGCCGGCCAACTGAAGCTGGATTGTCGCTACTGCCACAACACGGTCGAGAAAGCCGGACACGCTGCGATTCCGCCTTCGGCAACGTGTGGCAACTGTCATGGCGGAAGCCGCACGACGGGAACGATGGTCAACGGAACCATGCAAGCCGGTCGTGACCTTGGCATCGTGCACCCTGACAGCACGCTGCTGACGCCGATCCGCACCAGCCTGGAAAACGACGACAAGCCCGTGCAGTGGGAGCGAGTCCACGACTTGCCGGACTTCGTTTACTTCAATCACGCGGCTCACATTTCACGCGGCGTCAGTTGTGTTTCCTGCCACGGTCGCATTGATCAAATGGAAGTCGTTGAACAGAAAGAAACACTCTCGATGAAATGGTGCCTTGATTGCCACCGTGCACCGGAACAGCACCTTCGTGATCCGGCTTTGGTCACGCAACTGGATCTGAAGATTGAAGATCCGGTCGCTAACGGAGCGATGTGGAAAGAAAAGCTGAACATCAACCCAAATGTCAGTTGCTCGACCTGTCACCGCTAG
- a CDS encoding ISL3 family transposase: protein MQDTELYQQILGIETPWEVSNVDLNMELGEIVVSVRHAQGTKFCCPQCDQKLSCYDHSPSRRWRHLDSCQFKTMLEASIPRVDCPEHGVKLVQVPWSSPNSRFTLMFEAFAIRLLKATQTIEGARTILRTGWEATWTILERAVERGQARKQSSPLPHIGIDEKSFKKGQNYITLIYDLDNSTVEAISEGHNKEAANECFSQLLPGQIETVEAIAMDMSSAFVNAAKSNIPLAETKIVHDRFYVMKLVNEAVDKVRKQENKRLRSEGDDTLTGTRYLFLKNYDNLKESSQQRLDALFSFKLETGKAWTYKEMLRDLWHHDTAKEAKEFFRWWYRKVIHTRLEPMKKVARTIKTRIDNVVSYCTFSGISNGVAEGINSKIQSIKRRVGGYRNRQNYKTAIFFYCGGLDLDP from the coding sequence ATGCAAGACACGGAACTTTATCAACAGATCCTTGGCATTGAGACGCCTTGGGAAGTATCGAACGTTGATCTGAACATGGAACTTGGGGAGATCGTCGTTAGTGTGCGTCACGCACAAGGCACGAAGTTCTGCTGCCCTCAGTGCGATCAGAAATTGAGCTGCTATGACCATTCTCCATCGCGTCGCTGGCGTCACTTGGACAGCTGCCAATTCAAGACGATGCTGGAAGCTTCGATCCCCCGAGTGGATTGTCCCGAACACGGCGTGAAACTGGTTCAAGTTCCCTGGTCCAGTCCCAACAGTCGCTTCACGTTGATGTTCGAGGCCTTTGCGATCCGCTTGCTCAAGGCAACACAAACGATCGAAGGCGCTCGCACGATTCTGCGAACTGGCTGGGAAGCGACCTGGACGATTCTTGAGCGAGCCGTCGAGCGTGGGCAAGCTCGAAAGCAATCCAGTCCACTGCCTCACATTGGCATCGACGAGAAGTCTTTCAAGAAAGGGCAGAACTACATTACTCTGATTTACGACCTCGACAACAGTACGGTTGAAGCGATCTCCGAAGGCCACAACAAAGAGGCCGCCAACGAATGCTTTTCTCAACTTTTACCGGGTCAAATCGAAACCGTCGAAGCCATCGCGATGGACATGAGCTCTGCTTTTGTGAACGCTGCAAAGTCCAACATTCCCCTGGCAGAAACAAAGATTGTGCACGACCGTTTTTATGTGATGAAGCTGGTCAACGAAGCGGTAGACAAGGTTCGCAAGCAAGAGAACAAGCGTCTCCGCAGCGAAGGTGACGACACGCTAACAGGGACTCGTTACCTGTTTCTGAAGAACTATGACAACCTCAAGGAATCAAGCCAGCAGCGTCTTGATGCGTTGTTTTCTTTCAAACTCGAAACCGGCAAGGCATGGACTTACAAAGAGATGCTTCGCGATCTTTGGCATCACGACACCGCCAAGGAGGCGAAAGAGTTTTTCAGGTGGTGGTACCGCAAGGTGATTCACACTCGGCTGGAGCCAATGAAGAAGGTCGCACGCACGATCAAAACTCGCATCGACAACGTCGTCAGCTACTGCACCTTCAGTGGAATATCAAACGGAGTTGCCGAAGGAATCAACAGCAAGATCCAGTCGATCAAGCGACGAGTTGGCGGCTACCGAAACAGGCAAAACTACAAAACAGCGATCTTCTTTTACTGCGGTGGACTCGACCTCGACCCATAG
- the surE gene encoding 5'/3'-nucleotidase SurE: protein MKILISNDDGWDAPGISTLADVASEFGDCTIVAPETEQSGVSHQVTLNRPLNLQQRSAKAWSIDGTPADCVRIALTQLETQLKTKFDLVLSGVNNGGNLGADVYVSGTVAAAREATLFGRPAIAISQHRLYFGEPFDWSNAATLTARSLRHCLAKTLTPRTLININLPDFSDHDQLPEAEIVDPCPLDPSPRPANYSTQLVGDSTRLQFVGKYNDRQQLDGCDIQACFSKRVTITRLSG, encoded by the coding sequence ATGAAGATTCTGATCTCCAACGACGATGGTTGGGACGCTCCCGGGATTTCGACGCTTGCCGACGTGGCCAGTGAGTTTGGAGACTGTACGATCGTCGCGCCGGAAACCGAGCAGTCTGGAGTCAGCCATCAGGTCACGCTCAATCGGCCTTTGAATCTGCAACAACGCTCGGCGAAGGCCTGGTCGATCGACGGGACGCCAGCGGACTGCGTGAGGATCGCGCTGACGCAACTCGAAACACAGCTCAAAACCAAATTTGATTTGGTGCTGTCCGGTGTCAACAATGGCGGAAATCTGGGAGCCGACGTTTATGTCTCCGGCACAGTCGCTGCCGCCCGGGAGGCGACTCTGTTCGGGCGACCTGCGATCGCGATCTCCCAGCATCGACTGTACTTCGGTGAACCGTTTGACTGGTCGAACGCGGCAACGTTGACGGCCAGATCCCTGCGGCATTGCCTGGCTAAAACTCTAACGCCGCGTACGCTGATCAACATCAACCTGCCGGACTTTTCAGACCACGATCAACTTCCGGAGGCGGAGATCGTCGACCCCTGTCCGCTCGATCCTTCCCCGCGACCAGCCAACTACAGCACACAGCTCGTCGGCGATTCTACGCGACTTCAATTCGTCGGCAAATACAATGATCGCCAACAGCTGGACGGATGCGACATTCAAGCCTGTTTTTCCAAACGAGTGACGATCACCCGGCTTTCTGGCTGA
- the xrtU gene encoding exosortase U has protein sequence MATATAASSDSKSRSSSTSNQSLMKIGLPYLVAIGAQLPMFLLFFRQMMSKTHYQTVWLALFATAAIVWSRWPREEKVPFRESTASNVLLGLGLMMGFGSFLFVEPWFCAASVMLLITSFLLKVVDTDRSNSLWTAALPLFVFLPLPFRWDTTLITTLQRQSAWLTSRLLDLLGLGHYLDGTQILVPGKVGYGIEEACSGVQSFFTLLFIAVVMMVVFRRIKTNLAGGTILSILGLVCLAASITLPFMFYIGVAFIIWGLVGFRAMALVYAAVFWAMFINVLRILLIPVLDVNGIADLTHGIGHIFLGWGALVIGLALLLSTDQLLLFLFGPVDTEMGEAGPFGKLITKFWNQLVSGQEDLNDSEKKKKRKVVSVKASSTQFAWIVAIILAVGGLWQASDVARALFQPGLKVQFFDADITQPMVEEDMPTQLQNWALVEGTGYQMQKRDRGSDLGRRSDVWQYRAPNCNAVVSFDQTFPGWHELTTCYRNSGWKLSNRVVIQPDVPDGEETWDIVEATFTKETGEKAYLLFSHFNGAGEPEQAPINVGTLESFLTRAKNRMSHRVRRSLFSSETYQVQVFVQHYGELGPGVKDEIKSRYLQARDILRQKFLDKNKTAAQ, from the coding sequence ATGGCCACAGCGACTGCCGCTTCGAGCGATTCAAAATCGAGATCTTCCTCCACCAGCAACCAGAGCCTGATGAAAATTGGGCTGCCTTATCTGGTGGCGATCGGAGCCCAACTGCCGATGTTCCTGTTGTTCTTTCGACAGATGATGAGCAAGACGCACTACCAAACGGTTTGGCTGGCGTTGTTCGCGACCGCCGCGATCGTCTGGTCTCGCTGGCCGCGAGAGGAAAAGGTTCCGTTCCGTGAAAGCACCGCCAGCAACGTGTTGCTCGGTTTGGGGCTGATGATGGGCTTTGGATCTTTCCTGTTTGTGGAACCATGGTTCTGCGCTGCCAGCGTGATGCTGTTGATCACCAGCTTTCTGCTGAAAGTCGTCGATACCGATCGCAGCAACAGTTTGTGGACGGCTGCTTTGCCGCTGTTCGTTTTCCTGCCGCTGCCGTTTCGCTGGGACACGACTCTGATCACGACGCTGCAGCGTCAAAGCGCGTGGCTGACCAGCCGACTGCTGGATTTGTTGGGCCTTGGCCACTATCTGGACGGAACTCAGATCCTGGTTCCGGGAAAAGTGGGCTACGGAATTGAAGAGGCCTGCAGTGGCGTTCAGTCGTTCTTTACGCTGCTGTTCATCGCTGTTGTCATGATGGTGGTGTTCCGGCGAATCAAAACAAACCTCGCCGGTGGAACGATTTTGTCGATCCTGGGCCTTGTCTGTCTCGCGGCCAGCATCACGCTACCGTTCATGTTTTATATAGGCGTCGCTTTCATCATTTGGGGACTGGTGGGTTTCCGTGCGATGGCTCTGGTCTATGCGGCTGTTTTCTGGGCGATGTTTATCAACGTGCTGCGAATCCTGCTGATTCCAGTTCTGGACGTAAACGGTATCGCGGACCTGACTCACGGCATCGGTCACATCTTTTTGGGCTGGGGAGCTTTGGTGATCGGACTGGCATTGTTGCTGAGTACTGATCAATTGCTGCTGTTCCTGTTCGGTCCTGTAGATACCGAAATGGGCGAGGCCGGACCGTTCGGAAAACTGATCACCAAGTTCTGGAATCAGCTGGTTTCGGGCCAGGAGGATCTGAACGATTCAGAGAAAAAGAAGAAGCGCAAAGTCGTCTCGGTTAAAGCTTCGTCGACGCAATTCGCATGGATCGTGGCGATCATCCTTGCCGTCGGCGGTTTGTGGCAAGCTTCCGACGTGGCACGGGCTCTGTTCCAACCGGGATTAAAAGTCCAGTTCTTCGACGCCGACATCACTCAGCCGATGGTTGAAGAAGACATGCCAACCCAGCTGCAAAACTGGGCTCTCGTCGAGGGCACTGGCTATCAGATGCAAAAGCGTGACCGCGGTTCAGACCTGGGACGTCGCTCAGACGTTTGGCAGTATCGGGCTCCAAACTGCAACGCCGTTGTTTCGTTTGATCAAACGTTCCCGGGCTGGCATGAGCTGACGACTTGTTATCGGAACAGCGGCTGGAAACTTTCCAATCGCGTCGTTATCCAACCTGACGTCCCGGACGGCGAAGAAACCTGGGACATTGTGGAAGCTACCTTTACGAAGGAAACTGGCGAAAAAGCCTACCTGCTGTTCAGTCACTTCAACGGGGCTGGCGAACCAGAGCAGGCGCCGATCAATGTCGGAACGCTGGAGTCGTTCCTGACTCGTGCCAAGAACCGGATGTCGCATCGCGTGCGTCGCAGTTTGTTCAGCTCGGAAACTTACCAGGTACAGGTTTTCGTTCAGCACTACGGCGAGCTTGGACCCGGAGTCAAGGACGAGATCAAGTCTCGCTATCTGCAAGCACGTGATATCCTGCGTCAGAAGTTCCTCGACAAGAACAAAACTGCTGCACAGTAA
- a CDS encoding GDP-L-fucose synthase family protein codes for MQDWSKKRAFVSGHRGMVGGAVVRALQASNCGDIVTRTRAELDLCDQAAVNSFFAESKIDVVIFCAGKVGGIHANNTYPAEFMHQNLSMAVNSIDAAYRNQVSRFLYLGSTCIYPGKAPQPMTEDSLLTSPLEKTNEAYALAKIAGLKMCEFYRRQYNVLFHSTMPTNLYGPGDNYHPENSHVLPALVRRFHEAKESNADSVSIWGTGTPRREFLHVDDLASGLLHLCSLADPPDLVNVGTGSDISILELATKVAEVVGFQGEIVTDPTKPDGTMVKRTDMTLMQSTGWQASISLDDGLRQAYADFLAEVQQGVLREV; via the coding sequence ATGCAAGACTGGTCAAAAAAGAGAGCTTTCGTTTCTGGCCATCGCGGCATGGTTGGCGGAGCGGTCGTTCGAGCTCTGCAGGCTTCGAACTGTGGTGACATCGTAACGCGAACCCGAGCCGAACTGGATCTTTGTGATCAGGCGGCCGTCAATTCGTTCTTCGCGGAATCTAAAATCGATGTCGTGATCTTCTGTGCGGGAAAAGTTGGCGGCATTCACGCCAACAACACCTACCCTGCCGAGTTCATGCATCAAAACCTCTCGATGGCGGTTAACTCCATCGATGCGGCCTACCGCAATCAGGTTTCCAGGTTTCTGTATCTGGGAAGCACGTGCATCTATCCGGGAAAGGCTCCTCAGCCGATGACGGAAGACAGCCTGCTGACCAGCCCGCTTGAAAAAACGAACGAAGCGTACGCCCTTGCCAAGATTGCTGGCCTGAAAATGTGCGAGTTCTATCGCCGCCAGTACAACGTCCTGTTTCATTCTACGATGCCGACCAATCTTTATGGGCCGGGCGACAACTACCATCCAGAGAACTCCCATGTGTTGCCCGCACTGGTGCGGCGGTTCCACGAAGCCAAAGAATCAAACGCTGATTCCGTGAGCATCTGGGGAACAGGCACGCCACGCAGAGAATTTCTCCATGTCGACGATTTGGCGTCCGGGCTGTTGCACTTGTGCTCGTTGGCCGATCCGCCTGATCTGGTGAACGTGGGAACCGGAAGCGACATTTCAATTTTGGAATTGGCCACCAAAGTCGCGGAGGTCGTCGGTTTTCAGGGAGAAATTGTGACCGACCCGACCAAGCCTGACGGAACGATGGTCAAGCGAACGGACATGACGTTGATGCAGTCGACTGGCTGGCAGGCGTCGATCAGCCTGGACGACGGATTGCGTCAGGCTTACGCAGATTTTCTCGCAGAAGTCCAACAAGGAGTCTTGCGAGAAGTCTGA
- a CDS encoding NAD-dependent epimerase/dehydratase family protein codes for MKYLITGCAGFIGSRVAAKLLGEGHQVHGVDDLNDYYDISLKFHRLEPLLMQVGFSFDQAGIENRDQVDRIFEQHKFDAVINLAAAVGVRYSLENPHVYMTTNGVGNLNLLEAMRHAGVRKYVLASTSSLYAGQQMPFLESLPVNTPISPYAASKKAAESMAWSYHHLFDIDVSVVRYFTVYGPAGRPDMGIFRFVRWIAEGEPIQIFGDGEQSRDFTFVDDIAEGTVRALKPLGFEIINLGGGEKPVSLNAIIQKLASRFGRKPMVEYRDPHEADMQSTWADISKAKQLLDWEPTISIDDGLEQCADWYLYNLPWAREIQLDRPAPKSAPALKVG; via the coding sequence GTGAAGTATTTGATCACAGGGTGTGCTGGCTTCATTGGATCTCGCGTTGCAGCAAAACTGCTTGGCGAAGGGCATCAGGTGCATGGTGTCGATGACCTCAACGACTACTACGACATCTCGCTAAAGTTCCACCGGCTCGAGCCCTTGTTGATGCAGGTCGGTTTTTCGTTCGATCAGGCCGGCATCGAAAATCGCGACCAAGTCGATCGCATCTTTGAACAACACAAATTCGACGCGGTAATCAATCTCGCCGCAGCAGTCGGTGTTCGCTACAGCCTGGAAAATCCCCATGTCTACATGACAACCAACGGGGTCGGAAATCTGAACCTGCTCGAAGCCATGCGCCACGCGGGTGTTCGAAAGTACGTGCTTGCGTCGACGTCCAGTCTCTACGCCGGACAGCAGATGCCGTTCCTGGAATCCTTGCCAGTCAACACTCCGATTTCACCCTACGCGGCATCGAAAAAGGCCGCGGAATCGATGGCGTGGTCATACCATCACCTGTTTGACATCGACGTTTCGGTCGTCCGCTACTTCACGGTCTATGGCCCGGCAGGACGACCCGACATGGGAATCTTTCGCTTTGTCCGCTGGATCGCGGAAGGGGAACCGATTCAGATTTTTGGCGACGGCGAACAGTCACGAGATTTCACTTTCGTCGACGACATCGCAGAGGGAACCGTTCGTGCGCTCAAGCCCTTGGGCTTTGAGATCATCAATCTTGGCGGCGGTGAAAAACCGGTGTCGCTTAACGCGATCATCCAAAAACTGGCTTCCCGTTTCGGCCGCAAACCAATGGTCGAATATCGTGACCCGCACGAAGCTGATATGCAGTCCACATGGGCGGATATCTCGAAAGCAAAACAGCTACTGGACTGGGAACCGACGATTTCGATCGATGACGGACTGGAACAGTGTGCTGACTGGTATCTGTACAACCTGCCGTGGGCTCGGGAAATTCAACTGGACCGCCCCGCTCCGAAATCGGCGCCCGCTCTCAAAGTCGGCTAG